The following coding sequences lie in one Tichowtungia aerotolerans genomic window:
- a CDS encoding bifunctional folylpolyglutamate synthase/dihydrofolate synthase, whose amino-acid sequence MNIEQLFARTALGIRPGLDVITALLDQLGNPQREFKSIHVAGTNGKGSVCAMIESVLRASGKKTGLYTSPHLIRFNERFRVNGQDIPNENLDQLIQAVEVADSKTGLRPATFFELSTAIAFEHFKRSGVEYAVIETGMGGRWDATNVIQPVVSVITRIALDHANYLGEDLEKIAWEKAGIIKEGVPVICGPMPVAAEAVVYKEAADKKVPILGSEEAAFFQVLDSRRTDQLVDIEASGTDYRNIRLPLGGSYQLENCGIAVAALEDLSDIEGLKLQMKKGLETVRWPGRFQMLSMKPPIIFDGGHNPNGAETLFQTLDEIFPKFGNGFVFGFMKDKDVAGILAALKPATEKAFAVTLPGERAMSAEEIAEVGQTIGMKLEPIEDLQPARNWVESGKKRLLCFTGSLYLAEELRRQGLFNG is encoded by the coding sequence ATGAATATTGAACAGCTATTCGCCCGCACCGCTCTGGGCATCAGGCCCGGTCTCGACGTGATTACCGCGTTGCTCGACCAGCTCGGTAATCCGCAGCGGGAATTTAAAAGCATACATGTCGCCGGCACCAATGGCAAAGGGTCGGTTTGCGCCATGATTGAGTCGGTGCTGCGCGCTTCCGGTAAAAAGACCGGACTCTATACGTCGCCGCATCTTATTCGCTTCAACGAGCGCTTCCGCGTCAACGGGCAGGACATTCCCAATGAGAATCTCGATCAGCTGATCCAGGCGGTTGAAGTTGCCGATTCAAAAACCGGCTTGCGGCCCGCTACGTTTTTTGAACTGTCCACAGCGATTGCTTTTGAGCACTTCAAACGCTCCGGTGTGGAGTACGCCGTTATCGAAACCGGTATGGGCGGGCGCTGGGACGCCACCAATGTCATTCAGCCGGTCGTATCCGTCATCACCCGCATCGCACTTGACCACGCCAACTACCTCGGCGAAGACCTCGAGAAAATTGCATGGGAAAAAGCCGGAATCATTAAAGAGGGCGTTCCGGTCATTTGCGGGCCGATGCCGGTTGCCGCCGAAGCCGTTGTTTACAAAGAAGCCGCCGACAAAAAAGTTCCAATCCTTGGAAGCGAAGAGGCCGCATTTTTTCAGGTTCTGGACAGTCGCCGCACCGATCAGCTTGTCGACATCGAAGCCAGCGGAACCGACTACCGCAACATTCGTCTGCCGCTTGGCGGCAGCTATCAGCTCGAGAACTGCGGCATCGCCGTGGCCGCTCTGGAAGACCTGTCCGATATCGAAGGCCTTAAGCTTCAGATGAAGAAAGGACTCGAAACCGTCAGGTGGCCGGGGCGCTTCCAGATGCTTTCCATGAAGCCGCCGATCATCTTTGATGGGGGACACAATCCGAACGGCGCTGAAACGCTGTTCCAAACCTTGGACGAAATCTTTCCAAAGTTTGGAAACGGATTTGTCTTCGGGTTTATGAAAGACAAGGACGTGGCCGGAATTCTGGCGGCTCTCAAACCGGCGACTGAAAAAGCATTCGCCGTTACGCTTCCCGGGGAGCGCGCTATGAGTGCTGAGGAAATTGCCGAAGTTGGGCAAACCATTGGAATGAAGCTTGAGCCGATCGAAGATCTGCAGCCCGCCCGCAATTGGGTCGAGTCCGGTAAAAAGCGGCTTCTCTGCTTTACCGGTTCGCTGTATCTTGCTGAAGAACTCAGGAGACAGGGACTGTTCAATGGCTGA
- the accD gene encoding acetyl-CoA carboxylase, carboxyltransferase subunit beta, whose translation MALRFGKKKYSTVQVRKRDVPDGLWEKCPGCSEIIYTKELAENLQVCPKCGYHFSLGRQARIDLFADEGTFQEWDANMTSADPLGFTGQDSYIAKLEANQKKTGFKDAVTCGAAKINGRSVGISVMDFKFLGASMGSVVGEKITRQIERCTEQKIPCIIVCASGGARMYEGLFSLMQMAKTSAALARHAEAGLPYIPVLTHPTMAGVMASFATLGDIIMAEPGALIGFAGPRVIKETTQQDLPEGFQRAEFLEKHGLIDMVVPRHELKERLSTVLDYMMDT comes from the coding sequence ATGGCTTTACGATTCGGCAAAAAGAAGTATTCAACAGTTCAGGTTCGCAAGCGGGATGTGCCCGATGGATTGTGGGAAAAATGTCCTGGTTGCAGTGAAATTATTTACACCAAAGAGTTAGCTGAAAATCTTCAGGTTTGCCCAAAATGCGGATATCACTTCAGCCTCGGCCGTCAGGCGCGTATTGACCTGTTTGCCGATGAAGGAACTTTTCAGGAGTGGGACGCCAATATGACTTCCGCCGATCCGCTCGGCTTTACCGGACAGGATTCCTACATTGCCAAACTCGAAGCAAATCAGAAAAAGACCGGGTTTAAAGATGCGGTCACCTGCGGTGCCGCAAAAATAAACGGTCGCTCCGTCGGCATCAGCGTTATGGATTTCAAATTTCTCGGAGCCAGCATGGGCAGCGTAGTGGGAGAAAAAATCACTCGTCAGATTGAACGCTGCACCGAACAGAAAATACCCTGTATCATTGTTTGCGCTTCCGGCGGAGCCCGTATGTATGAAGGACTTTTCAGTCTCATGCAGATGGCCAAAACCAGTGCCGCACTTGCCCGTCACGCGGAAGCCGGGCTCCCATACATCCCGGTGCTGACACATCCGACGATGGCCGGTGTCATGGCCAGCTTCGCGACGCTTGGCGACATCATTATGGCTGAACCCGGCGCATTGATCGGGTTTGCCGGTCCGCGCGTGATCAAAGAGACCACTCAGCAGGATCTCCCCGAAGGGTTCCAGCGCGCTGAATTTCTCGAGAAGCACGGACTCATTGATATGGTGGTTCCGCGCCACGAACTCAAAGAGCGCCTTTCAACTGTTCTCGACTATATGATGGATACATAG
- a CDS encoding ComF family protein — protein MLDLLYPRNCAGCGQPSPNPFRYLCWDCYADTTRVEPPFCHCCGDPVAGDVQHDYTCFACSRQTPHFDFARSAVRYEGGVGEALRALKYEDALWLVDDLADLLEACVRAEYEDVEFDWVVPVPLWPSRQRDRGYNQSALLAAALARREGLLYKEKSVRRIRPTSTQTGLTAPQRAANVSRAFRPGFFARLEGRRILLVDDVMTTGATVNACAGALKDGGAEAVYVVTVARG, from the coding sequence GTGTTAGACCTGCTTTATCCAAGGAACTGTGCCGGGTGCGGACAGCCGTCACCGAATCCCTTTCGTTATCTGTGCTGGGATTGCTATGCAGACACGACCCGGGTCGAGCCTCCATTCTGTCACTGCTGCGGTGATCCTGTGGCCGGCGACGTCCAGCATGACTACACCTGTTTTGCCTGCAGCCGGCAGACGCCACATTTTGATTTTGCCCGCTCTGCTGTCCGTTACGAGGGTGGAGTTGGCGAAGCGCTGCGGGCTTTAAAATATGAAGACGCATTGTGGCTTGTGGATGACTTAGCCGATTTGCTGGAAGCCTGCGTTCGGGCAGAATATGAAGACGTTGAGTTTGATTGGGTTGTTCCCGTTCCGCTTTGGCCGAGTCGGCAGCGTGATCGGGGTTATAATCAGTCAGCTCTTTTAGCGGCAGCTTTGGCTCGTCGGGAAGGGCTCCTATATAAGGAAAAGAGTGTGCGCCGGATTCGGCCGACATCAACTCAAACGGGTTTGACAGCTCCCCAACGTGCCGCTAACGTATCCCGCGCTTTTCGACCCGGTTTCTTTGCCCGCTTGGAAGGGCGCAGAATTTTACTGGTAGATGATGTGATGACGACCGGAGCCACGGTCAATGCCTGTGCCGGCGCGCTGAAAGACGGTGGTGCAGAAGCTGTTTATGTGGTGACGGTTGCGAGAGGATAA
- a CDS encoding type II secretion system protein GspD, whose translation MRKLAMGIAVLLYLAAQSGTAETIITAQDYAVDSDVVLESALQEIKSAPQDTIDFTGDAVKYVADETVIAVEGVKAAFKSNPVDQVKKDALLDVANAWDSSNDIVFRSYKISRAVSEELVAGAGADETDVVDVTAAFYGIDFPTKSSAYLRPEFNRLFVRNTLDNILSIEDVLAELHSAERELMGKQVSIETKFVEINQSSLNEMGFNWYFEGKGSDGTGAAGIFENLVLPAGQNLLSSGLRNASGVFGTDATAGTLAFSKTAGSLRWSMMMNALEQTEDADVLSAPSIVTRDGSTASIMVGEERTVSSGFDVKNSESSLYVEHDLEIENMGVMLEVTPELRSDSLIDLELNPKVVDLIGYDDYQVHPDAAISPIQGNILRNSMMQGRYPVITGTLDAAGNLVTNSIGFLYDALLDNATIYKNDGSPGAAKGTTDINDSLYNSPRYYEQFREFDHDDLPQAPALWGRMPYYRLREIETQVTVADGSTVGMGGLIYDKLETYRDKVPVLGSIPFLGRLFRSEGEKSVKRNLMIFVTATQVDANGRKASDLALKK comes from the coding sequence ATGCGAAAGTTAGCAATGGGCATTGCAGTACTGCTTTATCTTGCAGCGCAAAGCGGCACAGCCGAAACGATCATTACGGCTCAGGATTATGCAGTGGACAGCGATGTTGTACTGGAAAGTGCACTGCAGGAAATTAAGTCTGCTCCGCAGGACACAATCGATTTTACCGGCGATGCTGTAAAATACGTCGCGGATGAAACCGTCATCGCCGTTGAAGGCGTTAAAGCGGCTTTCAAATCCAATCCGGTCGATCAGGTTAAAAAAGATGCACTGCTCGATGTTGCCAACGCGTGGGACTCATCCAACGACATCGTTTTCCGTTCCTATAAGATCAGCAGAGCTGTCAGCGAAGAACTCGTCGCCGGCGCCGGTGCTGACGAGACAGATGTAGTCGATGTGACTGCCGCCTTCTACGGCATCGATTTCCCCACAAAATCATCGGCGTACCTTCGCCCGGAATTCAACCGCCTGTTTGTGCGCAACACACTGGACAACATTCTTTCCATCGAAGATGTGCTGGCCGAACTTCACAGTGCAGAACGCGAACTGATGGGAAAACAGGTTTCTATTGAAACCAAGTTTGTGGAAATCAACCAGAGCTCACTCAATGAAATGGGCTTCAACTGGTACTTCGAAGGAAAAGGTTCTGACGGAACCGGCGCTGCAGGAATCTTTGAAAATCTGGTTCTGCCTGCTGGACAGAACCTCCTCTCTTCCGGGCTTCGCAATGCATCCGGCGTCTTCGGAACCGACGCCACCGCCGGCACGCTGGCATTCAGCAAAACCGCTGGATCTCTTCGCTGGAGCATGATGATGAATGCACTGGAACAGACAGAAGATGCCGATGTGCTCTCTGCTCCGAGCATTGTGACCCGCGACGGATCAACCGCCAGCATCATGGTTGGTGAAGAACGCACTGTTTCCTCCGGCTTTGATGTCAAGAACTCTGAAAGTTCGCTTTACGTCGAGCACGACCTCGAAATTGAAAACATGGGTGTGATGCTCGAAGTGACTCCGGAACTCCGTTCCGACAGTTTGATCGACCTCGAACTCAACCCGAAAGTGGTTGATCTGATCGGATACGACGACTATCAGGTGCACCCCGACGCCGCCATCAGCCCGATTCAGGGTAATATCCTGCGCAACTCCATGATGCAGGGACGCTATCCTGTTATTACGGGTACACTTGATGCTGCAGGAAACTTGGTTACAAACAGCATTGGATTCCTGTATGACGCGTTGCTTGATAATGCCACAATTTATAAAAATGACGGAAGCCCAGGAGCAGCAAAAGGGACTACGGACATTAATGACTCACTCTACAACTCACCTCGTTACTACGAACAATTCCGTGAATTTGACCACGATGATCTCCCGCAGGCTCCAGCGCTGTGGGGCCGCATGCCCTACTACCGTCTTCGCGAAATCGAAACACAGGTCACCGTTGCTGACGGAAGCACAGTCGGCATGGGCGGTCTGATTTACGACAAACTGGAAACCTACCGCGACAAAGTCCCGGTACTCGGCTCCATCCCGTTCCTGGGCCGTCTCTTCCGCTCTGAAGGAGAAAAGAGCGTCAAACGCAACCTGATGATCTTTGTCACCGCCACACAGGTGGACGCAAACGGACGCAAAGCATCGGACCTCGCCCTGAAGAAATAA
- a CDS encoding type II secretion system protein GspD: MRKTIFITTTVLLAGFSFAQQQSESVEGILNELGGLQTEAASMSAPETAIPAVAEEVPAAEPVVAEGTVDIPAVIEDSRDAYAMGEFERAQLGFKRVIAASPENIVARMYLRKIAERDQRKVEVSGMQAVTAGWNTSLVLRSYSVSSDSAEKMELGDVEGPVDVSAKFPEVEFPEGSAAMYQPKMEKIFVRNTVENLTIIEEVLEAMDVAKTSEDVEQVEIEAKFVEVSEGTLEALGFEWNFDGTVGSGIEGDDIQISDGVDGLFAKALRGGSDETLPFSQPSTLGAGSIGAGTQSGLNEDWTAFDISNSFSSESATLALRNNGSNPLDLLISALDQSSGADVLSAPRIVTKSGEEAVIRVGQKHIYPEVYEPNASGGNIVHVKYEDWEEKLLGVELTVTPQVDGDQIEMELNPKITELQGWQTYDVAPKDSAYTWYQYRIGLKFYHDAIQARLPIFRVRNIETEVTIADGATIGMGGLVNERIESYEDKVPFLGSMPLVGRLFRSEGERAVKRNLMMFVTAKKVEPTGRINSARSFQ; the protein is encoded by the coding sequence ATGCGAAAAACAATCTTTATTACAACAACCGTCCTTTTGGCGGGTTTCAGTTTCGCTCAGCAGCAGTCTGAAAGCGTCGAAGGCATTCTGAACGAACTTGGCGGTCTGCAGACTGAAGCCGCGTCAATGTCGGCACCGGAAACGGCAATACCTGCAGTTGCTGAAGAAGTACCTGCCGCCGAACCCGTCGTTGCAGAAGGAACGGTTGATATTCCGGCCGTTATCGAAGACAGCCGTGATGCCTATGCTATGGGTGAATTTGAGCGTGCTCAGCTTGGGTTCAAAAGAGTCATTGCTGCCTCCCCGGAAAACATTGTGGCCCGGATGTACCTTCGTAAAATTGCCGAACGCGATCAACGCAAGGTGGAGGTCAGCGGCATGCAGGCCGTTACCGCCGGATGGAACACGAGCCTGGTGCTGCGCTCCTACTCGGTCTCTTCCGATTCTGCTGAAAAAATGGAACTGGGCGACGTAGAAGGTCCGGTTGATGTAAGCGCCAAATTTCCGGAAGTTGAATTTCCGGAAGGTTCTGCCGCGATGTACCAGCCGAAGATGGAAAAAATCTTTGTCCGCAACACCGTTGAAAACCTGACCATTATCGAAGAAGTTCTTGAAGCAATGGATGTCGCAAAAACATCCGAAGATGTAGAACAGGTCGAAATCGAAGCGAAATTCGTCGAAGTCTCTGAAGGAACACTCGAAGCCCTTGGCTTTGAATGGAACTTTGATGGAACTGTTGGCAGCGGTATCGAAGGTGATGACATCCAGATCAGTGATGGAGTTGACGGTCTGTTTGCAAAAGCCCTTCGCGGTGGTTCTGATGAAACCCTGCCCTTCAGCCAGCCGAGCACGCTTGGTGCTGGATCGATCGGAGCAGGAACTCAGTCCGGCCTGAACGAAGACTGGACGGCATTTGATATCTCAAACAGCTTCAGTTCCGAATCAGCAACCCTGGCTCTGCGGAACAACGGCAGCAACCCGCTGGATCTTTTGATCAGTGCTCTGGATCAGTCCAGCGGTGCAGATGTTCTTTCCGCTCCCCGCATCGTTACTAAAAGCGGTGAAGAAGCTGTGATCCGTGTAGGTCAGAAACATATTTACCCCGAAGTCTACGAACCGAATGCTTCCGGTGGTAATATTGTTCACGTCAAATACGAAGACTGGGAAGAAAAACTACTGGGTGTTGAACTGACCGTGACTCCGCAGGTAGACGGCGACCAGATCGAAATGGAACTGAATCCGAAAATCACTGAACTGCAGGGTTGGCAGACCTATGATGTTGCCCCGAAAGACTCCGCTTACACCTGGTACCAGTACCGTATCGGCCTGAAATTCTACCATGACGCCATTCAGGCCAGACTGCCGATCTTCCGCGTGCGCAATATCGAAACAGAAGTGACCATTGCTGATGGAGCAACCATCGGCATGGGCGGGCTCGTCAATGAGCGAATTGAATCCTATGAGGACAAAGTTCCCTTCCTGGGCAGCATGCCGCTGGTTGGACGCCTCTTCCGCTCCGAAGGCGAGCGCGCTGTCAAACGCAACCTGATGATGTTTGTAACGGCTAAAAAAGTGGAACCGACCGGACGCATTAACAGCGCCCGCTCTTTCCAGTAA
- a CDS encoding NfeD family protein, with the protein MSWYITLLVCGLFLIGIEIFVPGGVLGIFGAAALIGATIIGFNIFPIWGGWLSLFGILCLAGLALFIWFQYFPKSPAGKALSLSQEIGKKDHDEATWEPGMTGTTLCELRPAGKAEVNGKRLDVIADNGTWIAHDTRIEIVRISGNRIYVKEV; encoded by the coding sequence ATGAGCTGGTACATTACTCTACTTGTTTGCGGATTGTTTTTGATTGGAATCGAAATTTTTGTGCCAGGAGGTGTGCTCGGCATTTTCGGCGCAGCAGCATTGATCGGAGCAACCATCATTGGATTTAATATTTTCCCAATATGGGGAGGATGGCTCAGCCTCTTCGGCATACTCTGTCTCGCGGGACTGGCCCTGTTCATCTGGTTCCAGTATTTTCCGAAAAGTCCGGCCGGCAAAGCGCTGTCTCTCTCTCAGGAGATTGGAAAAAAAGATCATGACGAAGCGACCTGGGAACCCGGGATGACCGGAACAACACTCTGTGAACTGCGACCGGCCGGCAAAGCAGAGGTCAACGGAAAGCGGCTGGATGTAATTGCTGACAACGGAACATGGATTGCGCATGATACCCGCATCGAAATTGTCCGCATATCCGGCAATCGAATTTATGTAAAGGAAGTCTGA
- a CDS encoding bactofilin family protein yields MKVATQILKAQTGFCRKKSRPGKKAGIAAFLFAVGLCAHAIEFVQTNQFIIPGDQFVSEETWLSAQSIAISGTVSNDLFATTQNAELSGNFHEDVWCIGDSIHAQGTFQNSARLISRTVQIQGTVYGPVMAVGNTVKIDREAVLNNGLLCMGENTIIEGTITGNVRAFAQRVTLGGSITGDLVLTAQEIVALPGTVINGDLSYAAPNDLVLPSSVILNGSLRKQLAAPAARKLFKANITGHFLFGLAALVTGLVFSGIFPRYTGAAIHTLRTSTGLCAVIGFAALVLMPMAAFLMLFTVIGFPLSILILLFYSILLYLSKIIVALWIGSLILGRKGFNKRRVGGPMALGMLVLYTLTLFSPGSFPINLIIILFGLGALITALFKKPIPIILSPEPANEIKQGD; encoded by the coding sequence TTGAAAGTTGCAACCCAAATATTGAAAGCCCAAACAGGGTTCTGTCGAAAAAAAAGCCGCCCAGGGAAAAAGGCAGGAATCGCCGCCTTCCTTTTTGCTGTCGGCCTCTGTGCGCACGCCATTGAATTTGTCCAAACCAACCAGTTCATTATTCCCGGCGATCAGTTCGTGTCTGAAGAGACATGGCTGTCTGCCCAATCCATTGCAATTTCAGGAACGGTCTCCAATGATCTGTTCGCAACCACACAGAATGCAGAACTGAGCGGAAACTTCCACGAAGACGTCTGGTGCATCGGCGACAGTATTCATGCTCAAGGCACCTTTCAAAACAGTGCACGCCTGATTTCCCGAACCGTACAGATACAAGGAACCGTGTATGGACCGGTAATGGCCGTCGGCAACACGGTAAAAATTGACCGGGAAGCCGTTCTGAACAACGGTCTTCTGTGCATGGGCGAAAATACCATCATTGAAGGGACGATCACAGGCAACGTAAGAGCCTTTGCGCAACGCGTTACACTGGGCGGGAGCATCACTGGAGATCTTGTTCTCACTGCACAGGAAATCGTCGCACTTCCGGGAACCGTCATCAATGGAGACCTGTCATACGCAGCGCCAAACGATCTGGTGCTGCCGTCTTCGGTGATCCTGAATGGATCGCTTCGCAAGCAGCTGGCGGCTCCGGCTGCACGCAAGCTCTTCAAAGCCAATATCACGGGACATTTTCTGTTCGGACTGGCAGCGCTGGTTACCGGTCTTGTTTTTTCTGGAATCTTCCCTCGCTATACCGGTGCAGCAATCCACACATTAAGAACCTCAACCGGTTTATGTGCAGTAATCGGATTTGCAGCGCTCGTTCTGATGCCAATGGCGGCCTTCCTAATGCTGTTTACGGTGATCGGGTTCCCGCTGAGCATTCTGATCCTGCTGTTTTATTCAATTCTGCTGTATCTCAGCAAAATTATCGTCGCACTGTGGATTGGATCGCTCATTCTGGGTCGAAAAGGTTTTAACAAACGCCGTGTCGGCGGACCAATGGCTCTAGGCATGCTGGTCCTCTACACCCTCACTCTTTTTTCTCCGGGCTCATTCCCGATCAATCTCATAATCATTCTCTTCGGCCTCGGGGCATTGATCACTGCTCTTTTCAAAAAACCGATCCCGATCATTCTTTCACCGGAACCGGCCAACGAAATCAAACAAGGAGACTAA
- the floA gene encoding flotillin-like protein FloA (flotillin-like protein involved in membrane lipid rafts) yields the protein MNILTILSIIVLLVAAFVFIIILSVAAAWVQAWGSGAKVKISRLLGMKILRKVPVMLVTRARIQAAKAGIDINTDLLEAHYLARGNVMNVVQALIAADKANIELSFQQAAAIDLAGRDILDAVTTSVNPKVIDCPNPEKGNAFLDAVAKDGIRLLIKARVTVRTNLEQLVGGATEETIIARVGQGIVSAVGSMESYKNVLENPDHISRKVLDSGLDAQTAFEIVSIDIADVSVAGTANTANVGAQLETERAEADKKMRQAEAEGRRAMAIAAEQEMRARVQEMQSKVIEAQAQVPLAIAQAFKDGNLGVMDFYKMQNVMADTSMRESLAGGDEEIKGE from the coding sequence ATGAATATTCTTACCATCCTAAGCATTATTGTTCTGCTGGTCGCCGCATTCGTCTTCATTATCATCCTGTCAGTGGCCGCTGCCTGGGTGCAGGCGTGGGGCTCCGGCGCCAAAGTCAAAATCTCAAGACTGCTGGGAATGAAAATCCTGCGCAAAGTGCCGGTCATGCTGGTCACTCGTGCACGCATTCAGGCCGCCAAAGCAGGAATTGACATCAATACCGACCTCCTGGAAGCACATTACCTTGCTCGAGGAAACGTGATGAATGTGGTCCAGGCTCTGATTGCTGCCGATAAGGCCAACATTGAACTCAGCTTCCAGCAGGCCGCCGCCATCGATCTCGCCGGCCGCGACATCCTCGATGCCGTCACGACCAGCGTCAACCCCAAGGTGATCGACTGCCCGAATCCTGAAAAAGGCAACGCATTCCTCGACGCTGTGGCGAAAGACGGAATCCGTCTGCTCATCAAAGCCCGCGTGACCGTTCGCACCAACCTTGAACAGCTGGTCGGAGGAGCCACCGAAGAAACCATTATTGCCCGCGTCGGACAGGGAATCGTCAGCGCCGTTGGATCGATGGAGTCCTACAAAAACGTGCTGGAAAACCCGGACCACATCTCTCGCAAAGTACTCGACAGCGGTCTCGACGCACAGACCGCCTTTGAGATTGTTTCCATTGATATCGCCGATGTCTCTGTGGCCGGAACTGCCAATACCGCCAATGTCGGCGCCCAGCTTGAGACCGAACGCGCCGAAGCCGACAAAAAGATGCGTCAGGCCGAAGCCGAAGGGCGCCGCGCCATGGCCATTGCAGCCGAACAGGAAATGCGCGCCCGCGTACAGGAAATGCAGTCTAAAGTAATCGAAGCGCAGGCCCAGGTTCCGCTGGCCATCGCTCAGGCATTTAAAGACGGCAACCTCGGCGTGATGGACTTCTATAAAATGCAGAATGTCATGGCCGACACCTCTATGCGCGAATCGCTCGCCGGAGGCGATGAAGAAATCAAAGGCGAATAA
- a CDS encoding ArsB/NhaD family transporter: MMHGSDDHGGTLTRKEMIVRMTLLLGISIGVSVGGTMLGLSPQQSAATSVFLAIILGTLFFWNFRLAIAFLGIGVLIFTKSLDIDHFVKEASLPVILFLVGMMIIVGALRDLGFFTWIVQSIISIPNITGRKFIAVTAVASALLACAVDEVTSIIFISTLVFQVCNRLKLNPSPYIVICVLCTNIGSAGTMMGNPVGIYIGTKAHLTFADFITWAFPVMLLGLSSCVAVTMWWYRRELDEFDVRLKERMDRELSLVPKVKVPYGKGLAVLLLTLIFIALHHTLEESLHLDPNSILLVAPLACAGIIMIFKRDRARHYVEAEVDWWTLLFFMLLFAIAGTLAYTGVTKIMADSFTTAFGTELNILIPVIMATTAVGSAFVDNVIFVAAFTPVIEALGESVKVMPLWWALLFGACFGGNITLIGSTANIVALGMLEKNFKIHMSFIKWLKIGALSSLIACLIAWGMLTLLSPLMPENDERRLPGAVEVHSSGH; encoded by the coding sequence ATGATGCATGGAAGTGATGATCATGGTGGAACGCTGACTCGGAAAGAGATGATTGTGCGCATGACGTTGCTGCTCGGGATCAGTATTGGAGTCAGTGTCGGCGGAACGATGCTCGGTTTGAGTCCTCAGCAGTCAGCGGCAACATCGGTTTTTCTGGCAATTATTCTCGGAACGCTTTTCTTCTGGAATTTTCGGCTGGCGATCGCTTTTCTCGGGATCGGGGTGCTGATTTTTACCAAGTCGCTCGATATCGATCATTTCGTAAAAGAGGCCTCTCTGCCAGTGATTCTGTTTTTGGTCGGCATGATGATTATTGTCGGTGCATTGCGCGATCTCGGTTTTTTTACGTGGATTGTCCAGAGCATTATTTCGATTCCAAATATCACCGGGCGTAAGTTTATTGCTGTTACAGCTGTTGCGTCTGCACTGCTGGCCTGTGCGGTAGATGAGGTGACTTCCATTATTTTCATTTCCACGCTGGTTTTTCAGGTTTGCAACCGGCTAAAGCTGAATCCGTCACCGTATATTGTTATTTGTGTGCTGTGCACCAATATCGGCAGTGCTGGAACGATGATGGGGAATCCGGTCGGTATTTATATCGGTACCAAAGCACATCTGACCTTTGCCGATTTTATCACATGGGCTTTCCCGGTTATGCTGCTTGGACTGAGCTCCTGTGTGGCCGTCACGATGTGGTGGTATCGTCGGGAGCTCGATGAGTTTGATGTTCGGCTCAAAGAACGGATGGATCGTGAGCTGAGCCTCGTGCCGAAGGTAAAGGTTCCGTACGGCAAAGGATTGGCGGTGTTGCTGTTGACGCTCATTTTTATTGCGCTGCATCATACCCTGGAAGAAAGCCTGCATCTTGATCCCAACAGTATTCTTTTGGTTGCGCCGCTGGCCTGTGCTGGAATTATTATGATTTTCAAACGTGATCGGGCGCGTCACTACGTTGAGGCCGAAGTCGATTGGTGGACGCTGCTGTTTTTTATGCTGCTGTTTGCCATTGCCGGAACGCTGGCTTATACCGGCGTAACCAAAATCATGGCGGATAGTTTTACGACGGCGTTTGGAACCGAACTGAACATTCTGATTCCGGTTATCATGGCTACGACTGCGGTGGGTTCCGCTTTTGTCGATAACGTCATTTTCGTGGCGGCTTTTACTCCAGTAATTGAGGCGCTTGGTGAAAGCGTGAAGGTAATGCCGCTCTGGTGGGCGCTTTTATTCGGGGCCTGCTTCGGTGGAAACATCACGCTGATTGGAAGTACAGCCAATATCGTGGCGCTTGGGATGCTGGAGAAAAACTTCAAGATACACATGAGCTTCATTAAATGGCTGAAGATCGGCGCTCTGTCTTCGCTGATTGCCTGTTTGATCGCATGGGGAATGCTGACGCTTCTGTCGCCTTTGATGCCGGAAAATGACGAGCGAAGGCTGCCTGGAGCCGTGGAGGTTCACTCGTCAGGGCATTGA